One window of Hymenobacter sp. BRD128 genomic DNA carries:
- a CDS encoding MBOAT family protein codes for MLFNSLHFLIFFPVVVGLYFALPARWRAPLLLVSSYYFYLSWKPVYGLLLAATTLLDYFSGVRMSRLASPAQRRPWLYLSLASNLGTLFIFKYFNFFRDTAVALAAALHVPLAAPTLALALPVGVSFYTFQSVAYIVDVYQGKLKAEQHLGRFALFVAFWPQLVAGPIERGGQMLPQLRRPHGFDYGRVASGLRLMAWGMFKKVVIADRLALLANPVFNHPHRFEGLPLVLAVAAFTGQIYTDFSGYTDLARGAARVLGYQLVLNFRQPYFATSVGDFWRRWHMSLSGWFRDYVYIPLGGNRRGPVRRYANLFTVFLLSGLWHGASWTFVAWGALHGLYLVAEAFTQPARAALARGLGLASRPRLLHALGMASTLLLVSYAWIFFRANTLADACYISTHVLRGWGQAPATQLPAALAGLGRHFAAELLAAAGAVGILAAVDYRAERDSVAAWLARWPAAGRWASYAGLLLAILYFGIFGSSQFIYFQF; via the coding sequence ATGCTTTTTAATTCGCTTCACTTTCTCATTTTTTTCCCGGTTGTCGTCGGGCTCTATTTTGCGCTGCCGGCGCGCTGGCGGGCGCCGCTGCTGCTGGTATCGAGCTACTATTTCTACCTGAGCTGGAAGCCCGTGTACGGCCTGCTGCTGGCGGCCACTACCCTGCTCGACTACTTCAGCGGGGTGCGCATGAGCCGGCTGGCCAGCCCCGCCCAGCGCCGGCCCTGGCTCTACCTCAGCCTGGCCAGCAACCTGGGCACGCTGTTCATTTTTAAGTACTTCAATTTCTTCCGCGATACGGCCGTGGCGCTGGCCGCCGCGCTGCACGTGCCGCTGGCGGCGCCCACGCTGGCGCTGGCGCTGCCGGTGGGCGTGTCGTTCTACACGTTTCAGTCGGTGGCTTATATCGTGGATGTGTACCAGGGCAAGCTCAAGGCCGAGCAGCATCTGGGGCGGTTTGCGCTGTTCGTGGCGTTCTGGCCGCAGCTGGTGGCGGGGCCCATTGAGCGGGGCGGGCAAATGCTACCGCAGCTGCGGCGGCCGCACGGCTTCGACTACGGCCGGGTGGCTAGCGGGCTGCGCCTCATGGCCTGGGGCATGTTTAAGAAAGTGGTGATTGCCGACCGCCTGGCGCTACTTGCCAACCCGGTATTCAACCACCCGCACCGCTTCGAAGGGCTGCCGCTGGTGCTGGCAGTGGCCGCGTTTACGGGCCAGATTTACACCGACTTTTCGGGCTATACCGACCTGGCGCGCGGCGCGGCGCGGGTGCTCGGGTACCAGCTGGTGCTCAACTTTCGGCAACCCTACTTCGCCACTTCGGTCGGCGATTTTTGGCGGCGCTGGCACATGTCGCTCTCCGGCTGGTTTCGCGACTACGTGTACATTCCGCTGGGCGGCAACCGGCGCGGACCCGTGCGGCGCTACGCCAACCTGTTTACCGTCTTCTTGTTAAGTGGCTTGTGGCACGGCGCCAGCTGGACGTTTGTGGCCTGGGGCGCCCTGCACGGCTTGTATCTGGTGGCCGAAGCCTTTACCCAGCCGGCCCGCGCCGCACTGGCGCGCGGGCTGGGGCTAGCCAGCCGGCCGCGCCTGCTGCACGCGCTGGGCATGGCCAGCACGCTGTTGCTGGTGAGCTACGCCTGGATTTTTTTTCGGGCCAACACCCTAGCCGATGCCTGCTACATCAGCACGCATGTGCTGCGAGGTTGGGGCCAGGCTCCTGCCACCCAGCTGCCCGCGGCACTAGCTGGGTTGGGCCGGCACTTTGCCGCCGAGCTGCTGGCGGCGGCGGGGGCCGTGGGGATATTGGCGGCCGTAGACTACCGCGCCGAGCGCGACTCGGTGGCGGCCTGGCTAGCCCGGTGGCCAGCCGCCGGGCGCTGGGCCAGCTACGCCGGGCTGCTGCTGGCCATCCTGTATTTCGGTATTTTTGGTAGCAGCCAATTCATTTATTTCCAATTCTAA
- the ade gene encoding adenine deaminase has protein sequence MAAEFVLSVNLVDISARTVCPVALRVAAGRVAAIEPVAGAPGPDPARPYALPGFVDAHVHVESSLLVPSEFARLALTHGTVATVSDPHEIGNVLGVSGVQYMLDNAAAGPFKFCFGAPSCVPATPFETAGAEITAADIEQLFQNPKIGYLAEMMNWPGVLHRDPGVLEKIELAHRYGRPVDGHAPGLQGEEAECYASAGISTDHECFTATEARDKLAAGMKVLIREGSAARNFDALIELLPQHYEQLMFCSDDKHPDTLLLGHINQLVQRAVALGYSVFDVLQMACLNPVAHYSLPVGQLRVGDPADFILVDNLTDFNVLKTYLDGELVAENGQCLLPATPVALVNNFRAQPIEAAALALPASAGQATATYPVMECFDGQLITARRDLQLPVANGQLQPDPSQDVLKLVVLNRYTPGAPPAVAFIKGFGLKRGALASSVGHDSHNITAVGHDDESLTRAINLVVQAQGGLAAVGAAGEERLLPLPVAGLMSDRPGPEVAAAYAALDAFAKTQLGSGLQAPFMTLSFMALLVIPSLKLSDKGLFDGEKFEFVR, from the coding sequence ATGGCGGCTGAATTCGTGCTTTCTGTTAATCTGGTTGATATTTCGGCGCGCACTGTGTGCCCGGTGGCGCTGCGCGTGGCGGCGGGCCGCGTGGCAGCCATCGAGCCCGTGGCGGGCGCCCCCGGCCCCGACCCGGCCCGGCCCTACGCCCTGCCGGGCTTCGTCGACGCCCACGTGCACGTCGAAAGCTCGCTGCTGGTGCCCAGCGAATTTGCCCGGCTAGCCCTCACCCACGGCACGGTGGCCACCGTGAGCGACCCGCACGAAATCGGCAACGTACTGGGCGTGAGCGGCGTGCAGTACATGCTGGACAACGCGGCGGCCGGGCCGTTCAAGTTTTGCTTTGGCGCGCCGAGCTGCGTGCCCGCCACGCCGTTTGAGACGGCCGGGGCCGAAATCACGGCCGCCGACATCGAGCAATTATTCCAGAATCCGAAAATCGGCTACCTGGCCGAGATGATGAACTGGCCCGGCGTGCTCCACCGCGACCCCGGCGTGCTCGAAAAAATTGAGCTGGCCCATCGCTACGGCCGCCCCGTGGACGGCCACGCCCCCGGCCTGCAAGGCGAGGAGGCCGAGTGCTACGCCAGCGCCGGCATCAGCACCGACCACGAGTGCTTCACGGCCACCGAGGCGCGCGACAAGCTGGCGGCGGGCATGAAGGTGCTCATTCGGGAAGGCTCGGCGGCGCGCAACTTCGACGCTCTCATCGAGCTGCTGCCCCAGCACTACGAGCAGCTCATGTTTTGCTCGGATGACAAGCACCCCGACACGCTGCTGCTGGGCCACATCAACCAGCTGGTGCAGCGCGCCGTGGCGCTGGGCTACAGCGTGTTCGACGTGCTGCAAATGGCCTGCCTCAACCCCGTGGCGCACTACAGCCTGCCCGTGGGCCAGCTGCGGGTGGGCGACCCGGCCGACTTTATTCTGGTCGATAACCTGACCGATTTTAACGTTCTCAAAACCTACCTCGACGGCGAGCTGGTGGCCGAAAATGGCCAGTGCCTGCTGCCGGCCACGCCGGTGGCCTTGGTTAATAACTTCCGCGCCCAGCCCATCGAGGCCGCCGCGCTAGCCCTGCCCGCCAGCGCGGGCCAGGCCACCGCCACCTACCCCGTCATGGAATGCTTCGATGGCCAGCTCATTACGGCGCGGCGCGATTTGCAGCTGCCCGTGGCCAACGGCCAGCTCCAGCCCGACCCTAGCCAGGACGTACTCAAGCTGGTAGTGCTCAACCGCTACACGCCCGGCGCGCCGCCGGCAGTGGCTTTTATTAAAGGATTTGGCTTGAAGCGGGGCGCGCTGGCCAGCAGCGTGGGCCACGATTCGCACAACATCACGGCCGTGGGCCACGACGACGAGAGCCTGACCCGCGCCATCAACCTCGTGGTGCAGGCCCAGGGCGGGCTAGCCGCCGTGGGTGCCGCCGGCGAAGAGCGCCTGCTACCGCTGCCCGTGGCCGGCCTCATGTCGGACCGCCCCGGCCCCGAGGTGGCGGCAGCTTATGCGGCCCTCGATGCTTTTGCCAAAACCCAGCTCGGCTCGGGCCTGCAGGCGCCATTTATGACGCTCTCCTTCATGGCTTTGCTGGTTATTCCCAGCCTCAAGCTCAGCGATAAGGGGCTATTTGACGGCGAAAAGTTTGAATTTGTTCGCTAG
- the cmk gene encoding (d)CMP kinase: MKDLVIAIDGYSSCGKSTTAKAVAAALHYAYLDTGAMYRGVTLFLLENGIAFDDMPRVEQALRDDIHLSFKRNRRTGRNELCLNDRIREDDIRQMRISNSVSEVSVIAQVRHAMVAQQQRMGRKRGVVMDGRDIGTTVFPDAEVKIFMTAEVEVRARRRQEELAAKGEHVELADIIENLRKRDHIDSTRVESPLRRAADAVLLDTTHITITEQVDFVLDKVSSALFAAYAHKVSAR; this comes from the coding sequence ATGAAAGACCTCGTCATCGCCATTGATGGCTATTCCTCCTGTGGCAAAAGCACTACGGCTAAGGCAGTTGCCGCCGCGCTGCACTACGCCTACCTCGATACCGGGGCTATGTACCGGGGCGTTACGCTTTTCCTGCTGGAAAACGGGATTGCCTTCGATGATATGCCCCGCGTGGAGCAGGCCCTGCGCGATGATATTCACCTCAGCTTCAAGCGCAACCGCCGCACCGGCCGCAATGAGCTGTGCCTGAACGATAGAATCCGGGAAGACGATATCCGCCAGATGCGCATTTCCAACTCCGTGAGCGAGGTATCGGTGATAGCTCAGGTGCGCCACGCCATGGTGGCCCAGCAGCAGCGCATGGGCCGCAAGCGCGGCGTGGTGATGGACGGCCGCGACATCGGCACTACGGTTTTTCCCGATGCCGAGGTCAAGATTTTTATGACTGCCGAGGTCGAAGTCCGGGCCCGCCGCCGCCAGGAGGAGCTAGCCGCCAAGGGCGAGCACGTGGAGCTGGCCGATATTATCGAAAACCTGCGCAAGCGCGACCACATCGACTCGACCCGCGTCGAAAGCCCCCTGCGCCGCGCCGCCGATGCCGTGCTACTCGATACTACGCACATCACTATTACCGAACAGGTTGATTTTGTGCTCGATAAAGTATCGTCGGCATTGTTTGCCGCCTACGCTCACAAAGTGAGTGCCCGCTGA